Genomic window (Cucumis sativus cultivar 9930 chromosome 2, Cucumber_9930_V3, whole genome shotgun sequence):
TGCCGTACTTTTTGCAATCTATGCTTTCTTGTTGTAATTGATAGTCTTCAAAGCTTGTTTTAACAAtgatttcaatcaatttaatcatctttcacgttttctaaaatattttcccaAAAACGTGAGGGGAGGCTGAATCGTGTGTTATGTTTGTCCGCGAATTGCAGATTTTGATCAGCTGACTTATTCGttgagttagaacaagtgttgCACAATCGCTCGCATCGTGCTTGAAGGGTTGCCATTGTGACACTTGGCGATTAACAACTAACTCTAGGCGATGAACCTAAACATCATGCGAGGAAAGTTCACAAGAAGATAAAAATGGTAGTTGAAATGATGTGACTACACAGGGTCATATGACAGCGCTGACACGCTTAGAGGAATAGAGTTTTTCCGTTGAAAAGCAACATATACAAGCACTTCATCCCCACCTAGAGAGAGGAGAGCCGAATAGGCCGAGCAAGAGAGACTCAAAATGGTCGGAGGaaattacaaagaaagaaagagttgGAACAAACTACCTGAAGAATATGCAACCgtgataaaagaagaaatcattCGTTGTTGAACTCTTAACTTGTAGTAATGTGTTccattcttccattttttttaatcatttgtaatatatgttttgttcatattgtaaaGTGGTCGAAGGCCTATATTCTTTATACATAAATTGCATGTTTATACATTTTGAATCCACTATTTCTTAACCTCTCATCTACttttatgttattaattaagaagagTTGTAAACTGATTAGTGATTAGTGAGATATAAATCAGACGAAAATTAGGTGAAAAAAGTGAACgaaaaaaatggtgaaagaTGCCGGAAATAGTAAACTGCAGATAGAAAACCTTTGTTCAATGtccaattaaaacaaatacgttagttttgtgtaaaatattccatatataattactaaatttgactaaaatatatatcacaatTAATTTGCATATCTAATAAATggtataatataaaaaaaattattatatatttaatttattaaatacgTCAGTTTTAAGATTCATAACAAATGTGATATAAGttaattatagtatatattattatataattccgaaaatatatattatttgtaattaatgtGAGGGATAAAATGGTCATTAAAAGTCTGATTTTGAGacatttgtgtaaaatcatGTTTAAAGTAAGTCTTCTgtctaaatttcttttttttaaaaaagtggaATAACAACCTTGAATACGAGACCTCTAGTTTAGATAAAAGGATTTGTACGTAAATGACATTTATTATAGGTCTATATTACAACATTGTCTTTTattctctatttatttttaaaaacaatctaatagattgattatttacaaatatatccCTCAAATAAGCCCACCATTttccaaaatcatttttccaaaaccCTTCTTTCCAGATCCATTTCCCACAAAATCCTCTCTCTCAACACCAACCTTCTCAACCCGGCACCCCTACCACCATGGAAGATTCAGTTCTCACCTCCCTCTGTGTCATCTTTCCAACTGAGTTGTAGCCTTCATCTGTCTCCCGATCCACCACCCTCTCCATCAACCCCTGTTGTCTTGATGACGTGTTTGCCTACATCCAATCGTCACATGGGTTTTCTTTCTTAGATCTCCCTATCATTGGTTTCTTTCATAGATCTTGCCTCTCTGATTTCTTCCTTAGATCTTGTGAATGTGGTTTGATTAGATTCCACAGATGTGAATTTGGGCAACGAGCCCACCACACGAACACACATATGGGTAAATAAGCATATTTggtttatttcaaataatttatgaatCTCTCCGGACGGTGTAAAACTTCGTTGAGAGATCCATAAGTTCTTGTAGTGGTTGTtgctttaatatatattgttatttaattatagttaGTACGACATATTatgttgtattttgtaaattcatGCAGTTTTCCCTTACACTATGTATCAATTATGCACTAGAATGTATGTATCTAaatttaagggaaaaaaaaaaagatgttacTAACCCATTTTGAGCCCTAGTATAAGAAATTGAATtccataaaattttgtttgctttcttTAAAGGCTAAGTTATAGAAAATGCCCCTTAACTTTgcattttgtttaaaaaataccctcaaactttcaataagGGTTCAAAAATACCCTTACAGTTAGTTTTAGATGGAAATCGTTaaagtttagtttaaaaatacgattttcaaaattccctttttaacttaaaaaatttaaaagaaattactttCACAATtagtttatgaattaaaattatttatatatagttgaaacaataataactctaaattaaaaatattttatcgctACCTTGAGCTCAGCTCAACTagcttttatattttttcgaATATAAGAGGTTTCAGGTTTAAATATTCACCCCATGTTGTATTTAAAagaccttttaaaaaaattatttgggtTAAAAATAACTCTGAATTAAAAATTCTCTCACAAATGTGTTGTCATGTTGTGCCTCTTTTagtgaaaaaaacaaagatggGAGATATACTCCATTCTCCTAATCATTGTACATTGTGTTTTATTGAGAAGAGATTCTCTAAATGTAGGAGAGCTTAAATTTATTGATGAGATATTAATGACTTGGAATAAATTTATCACTATACACAAATaatagagatatttttaaCTACAAATTTATCACTctacaaataagaaaaatattttaaattatttttgaaatgagATTTATTAACGCTTTCCGTTCATATAATAATTGGAAGagttgttttaactttttttttcttttagtttaagaatatttttgaaacattttaatagtctagttgtattttttaaataaaactttagagatattttttaaataaaatgggaaagtatataatttaatgataGTGTTGTGTGGATGTAGAGATGAAAAAGATGGATTCAGGtagatttgataataaaaGGACATATGAGAGagattagaaaagaaaaataaaaacattctagttttattataaattattctaCGTTTATTATCTCATACAAAGaattaacaaagaaaagagtagagaaaatggacaaaaaataatgagaGGAACGGTGAAAATCTGATAAAGTTGGAAGAATCAATGACCACCGCCCATTGTTAAGGAGACATCGGATTGAGGTGGTGGATCGCGGGAGGACGAACATTGCACACATTGCACTTGCAAAAGAAGCAATTCCACCCATTACGAATGCGGGTAAGTTTCCTCCTCCGAAAGCAGCATCTAATGGCCCACTAACTGCGGATACGATAAACTGTGGAATCACAATGAAGAGGTTGAGAATTCCCAAGGAGAGGCCTGTTGTGATGTGAAGGgggagagaaaggaaagaagcATATGCTTTGTTagctaattaattatacataaagaaattagtaaaataaactgtcgtaaatttcaattttcttttcactacCTTGACCCGCATCCGATTCTGAAGAAAAGATGGACGCAAGCGCAAATGGAACACTAAAAGTGACTGACAATGGAATACCCAATATCGCAAAGATCGAAAATGCTCCTGCCCTGACGTTTAGTGGAGGAGGACGCAAACCATTAACGGACCTCCAACGCTCAGCAACCTTTGTAACCACGACGGTGGATCCCATGCAAACTGTAAATATAATGTTAACAATTCCCCACCACCATCTGAGGCCTCCTAAAATACGACTTATTGGCTCAATTCCCAAAGCTGAAAATCCCAAAACAAATGAGTTTACCATCAACCCAAGGGCCCCAGCACGAACACCAAGGTCATAGAACTTGACTTCTTCAGGACTCCCCTTTGGCTTTCCTCCGTACACTTCCAAACCCATCCAGTCAGTATCGTACATGATAAATGGGAACCAACCGATCCAGTTCAAGGCTGTTACCAGCAACAAAAGCCACATTGGCCTCTCCAACTTCTTGAGTGCTCCAAACAATTTCCCGAAAAAGGGTGTTGCTTCTTCGTCAATCTCCAATGGGTCAAATTGGTTCTCGCTCACCATCAACACAGCGAACGTGGTAACGAGGAGAAGGAATACAATGTCGATCAAGAAGCATGTTTTGAGGTTGGCACAGTAACTGTCACATGCTTTGGTTAGTGTGAAGGGAAGGAATTTGTAGAGTTTGTTATAGGACCCAGCTGCGTACCCCAAAACATTCCCTACCCCCatgaagaatgagaaaaatccATTGGCCATTCTCATCTTCTTGTGGTTGTTACATGACATATCTGCCAACAGAGCTCTACAAGGGCCTTGGAGCATGTTGTTAGCAACATCAAGAACCCAAAATCCAACCACAAAGATGGCAACAGCTCTTGGTTTTGTGGGTTTGTTAAGCGGATCACCCACTGCATGCCCAATGTCTGCAGCAAAGCCAATGAGGAAAACTGCAGTTGCCACAAAAGTAGATCCAGCAACAATGAACGGCCGACGACGACCAAACCTAGAGGTGCAGCGATCACTGTAGTACCCGACAGTGGGTTGCACAATAAGTCCTGATAATGGTCCGCAAAGCCATATGAAAGCGGACCATGTATGTGAAACTCCAAGTTGTTGGACGTAAGGTGTTAGCAATGAAAGCTGTAGAGCCCAACCAAATTGGACTCCGGCTGCAATAGCTgcaactattattattttttggtaCGAACTTGAAGGGTCTGACGCCATCCCCTTCGACACAACACCTCCATGCTCCATGATGGTGCCTAATCCGGATTTTTAATACAACTCTTTTTTTCGTATTtgtgtttctctttttctgcTTTTTTTTCGTATTtgtgtttctc
Coding sequences:
- the LOC116401998 gene encoding LOW QUALITY PROTEIN: sucrose transport protein SUC8-like (The sequence of the model RefSeq protein was modified relative to this genomic sequence to represent the inferred CDS: deleted 1 base in 1 codon); the protein is MEHGGVVSKGMASDPSSSYQKIIIVAAIAAGVQFGWALQLSLLTPYVQQLGVSHTWSAFIWLCGPLSGLIVQPTVGYYSDRCTSRFGRRRPFIVAGSTFVATAVFLIGFAADIGHAVGDPLNKPTKPRAVAIFVVGFWVLDVANNMLQGPCRALLADMSCNNHKKMRMANGFFSFFMGVGNVLGYAAGSYNKLYKFLPFTLTKACDSYCANLKTCFLIDIVFLLLVTTFAVLMVSENQFDPLEIDEEATPFFGKLFGALKKLERPMWLLLLVTALNWIGWFPFIMYDTDWMGLEVYGGKPKGSPEEVKFYDLGVRAGALGLMVNSFVLGFSALGIEPISRILGGLRWWWGIVNIIFTVCMGSTVVVTKVAERWRSVNGLRPPPLNVRAGAFSIFAILGIPLSVTFSVPFALASIFSSESDAGQGLSLGILNLFIVIPQFIVSAVSGPLDAAFGGGNLPAFVMGGIASFASAMCAMFVLPDPPPQSDVSLTMGGGH